In Lolium rigidum isolate FL_2022 chromosome 7, APGP_CSIRO_Lrig_0.1, whole genome shotgun sequence, the DNA window GAAATGGTGAAAGTCCCATGAAACAAAGTACTTGCCATATTTTCGTAATAATAGCTGCATTGAAGTGAGGTAGCACCAACCAGACCAAAGAAAAACAGCAGCACTGCTCAAAATACTTGCCGATGTGGTAACAAAAAGACACAAAACTAGCGGAACGCCAAATCACAGCCATGTGTTCCCACATATACCTAAGCAAAAACATCTCCACGGAAAGAGCAGGAGCGACCAGGTCCCGGATGCAATAAGACCAAAGTGTATACTGAACATGAAAGATCAAAATAGTAAGCTACATACCACGACTTCTCATGTAGGACGGAACAGATATCGTGCTTTTTAATAATGCAAACTGAAATGAAACAAGGGAGACGAGTAGAACAGTTGTATAGCATATATAATCTATTGTTCCAAGACAATAACATGATCCATAGGATAGCATAACAAGCACCAAATGATGATGGCAGAAATGGTACTTCTGCCATCCAAATTGTTCAGTTCTACTAGTAGCACTAGAAACTAAGAACAAAAGACATGGCTCATACTACGGGATTAGATAGCTTCTCCAATTGGTGGCACATCAAACAATGGGAGTCCAAGACATGAAGGGGAGTCCAAGGCATCTTACAGCACTATGAGGAATGGAGGCACATTGTTCACAGCCGCTTGTTCTTGCCTCTCAAACAACGGAAGCGAAATCATGCTCTCTTGGAGGCGATGCTTAGTAAGTGTGAGGTAGTTTTCATGCTCTTCGATTTCAACATTTCCTAGAAATTTACCATCGATGTCACAGCAGAACAGACGCCAACCCTTCTGGATCAGCAGCTCGCGCTCATCGATCGCAACCATCCTCGGGACAAAATCCGCCCGCAGATTAAGTGGCGGCGCTGCCACCATAGCTCGCAAGTTAATCCGGTACTGGAAGCCCCAGGTCTGGGCGTCATAGTCCTGCAACACCCAGACATCTAGGGTGACGAATTCACGGGTGGTGCTTGACAAAGCAAGGGCGCCACCCATGTCCAGCAATGACACCATATCGCCCAGCTGTGCCGGACGGCTCATCTGGTGGAATGTCTCAGCTACGGTGTCGAATACTGTAATGCTGCGACCCATTGCCCAGTGCAGGCTACCACGATGATGCACCGGTGGGCAAATGGAGGACTCAGCAGCAGGATACCCTTGTTCTGAAACTATCGGCCACTGGATTAGTCTTGGCTGGTCTGATCCCACCGCGAGGACGAAGTAATCAGGCGGTTCAACCACGGCTAGGCTCATGAGGCCTATTGAGTACACCGCCCACAGCACCCGGTGCTCTCCAGATGTGGGGTGCCGGTAGAAGGCGACTACGCTGACCGAGCCGATGCCTGGTCGGAGTGGAGGACGTGGCAGGGAAGCACACCTGTGGGTAGCCGGGTTGCAGATGTAGAAATGGTGTTGGAGTGACAGGATGAGGAGGCCGTCACAAGCGCCGTGGTGCATAACGTCGATTCTGGTAACGGGGGTGTACCGGACGAAGGGCCGTATCTTTTTATCACCGGCGCCACTGGGGACGGGGAGGCGGCAGATGCCCTTCTGGTGTTCGATGATGGGGAGTGAgggctggcggcggtggtggtcgaGGATGAACTTGTCGGTGGAAGTGCCGCTGCGCCACGACCTGCGGACGGCGCGGCAGCGAAGTACGTCCTTTGGCGGCAACCGGAGGAggatctcgtcgacgacgagccactCCGGCAGGTCATCGAAAACGGTCGCGCCGCTGCTGTCCGGCATGCTAACCGCTCGATCGCTGGTAAAGGGGAAAAAAGAACAAGTAAACATTGATACGAGGTAATACAAATTGCAGATGGGGCGACGGATTCAGCGCAAGAAAGAACTGCTTAGATCTGCCGGCTTAAAAGAAAAATGGAAAGACTGGGCCTAGAGAGGGTTACTCTGGAGCACGGTGAACAAGGGCGGCGGCGACTTCCGACGCGGCGGCGTTCCCGGCGTCTCTGCAGGGGAAgacgagcaaatcaatgagccgtGCACTCGGGCCTTGCCAGCGGAAATCCGGATGTGAGGAGGGGGATGGGATTGCCCGGTGTGAAGTGCTGTGCAGTGTCTGCGCCGGTCGATGGGACTAGACGAGCTGTGTAGCCTTTTTAGATTATTGATGAGGGGAGGGAAGCAATCCTCAGCCTCTGCACTGACATGCGGAGATTAGAGCAGGTTCAATAGTAACACATCCTCTAAATTTCTGCCCCGTAAACATGAGTAAAGGGTCTGTTTTTATTTGGATCGGTCCCGCTCCGTATCCCTAAACTGTAAAAGGGCATATTTATAGAATAtgtaaaattaatttttttttcttttttcctcttcttcctcctctccttctttctccttcaGCCACTGCCCCACCCGTGCACTAGGCCCTGCCCACCACCATTGGCCGTGGGCCGGCACCGCTACCCGCACAACCTCTTGAGCCATCGCAAGGAGCCGCTCCTCCTCCTTATGCGCCACGTCGCCGCCGGCCGGCGAGACCGCGAGAGggtcgctgacataggcatccccaatgggcctgccaaagatggtacccggggtttaatcaaagcccaagactcgaagaataagaagacttggaagcccatttagtgttaagaaaagatagtttgtattaggaaagataaagatttgtaatcttacgggttgagtacgaaaccctcccgaactctgtaacttgtgtactacgaaaccctcggctccgcctcctatataagggggagtcgagggacaaagaaaggatcgaatctactgtcaacataaccctaattttcataatcgtcgagtacctttcgcctgaaccttcgagatctacttgccctctacttctagcaaaaccctagtctacaatctgta includes these proteins:
- the LOC124672931 gene encoding F-box/LRR-repeat protein At2g43260-like, with the protein product MPDSSGATVFDDLPEWLVVDEILLRLPPKDVLRCRAVRRSWRSGTSTDKFILDHHRRQPSLPIIEHQKGICRLPVPSGAGDKKIRPFVRYTPVTRIDVMHHGACDGLLILSLQHHFYICNPATHRCASLPRPPLRPGIGSVSVVAFYRHPTSGEHRVLWAVYSIGLMSLAVVEPPDYFVLAVGSDQPRLIQWPIVSEQGYPAAESSICPPVHHRGSLHWAMGRSITVFDTVAETFHQMSRPAQLGDMVSLLDMGGALALSSTTREFVTLDVWVLQDYDAQTWGFQYRINLRAMVAAPPLNLRADFVPRMVAIDERELLIQKGWRLFCCDIDGKFLGNVEIEEHENYLTLTKHRLQESMISLPLFERQEQAAVNNVPPFLIVL